The Desulfomicrobium escambiense DSM 10707 genome segment GCCCTGCACAATCTGTTGCGCCTCTCCAGGCATGTCATCATGATGACCGAGTGCAACTTCCACCCGCGCAAGCCTGCCGACTTCTGGCTTGAAGGGACGGAGATCCCTTCGGCCGAGGTGGATTACGACCAGATCATCGGCGACGTGCGCGAAACGGTCCGCAGCATCGAGGGGGTCTTCGCATGATGCTCGACCGCAGGGAGTTTCCGACTCGCCTGCGCTGCAGGAAGTGCCGGGCCATGCTGCAGGTCCGCCGGCATTGACGCGGTGTGGAGCTGCGCTGCAGGTCGTGCGGCGCCGTTTACGGGCTTCAGGAGTACAGCGCGAACCTCGACGACCTGCTGGAGGAGTTTCTGGCCAACGTCCCCTGCGACAGGGTCTAGGCCCCGCGCCAGGCCTGCGCAGTGCGGTGCCTCGCCTTTGCCTTTCCGACACCATGAGAATTGAGAACAGGATTTTTTGCGACCTATGACTTCAGTCATCATTCCCCGATCAGAACACACCGTCTCGCGGCAGAATATCCATCCCGACGCCCTGAAGGTCATGTACCGCCTGGTGCGCAAGGGTTTCACCGCCTACCTTGTCGGCGGCAGCGTGCGCGACCTCATCCTCGGACGCACGCCCAAGGACTTCGACGTCAGCACCAACGCCACGCCGAGCCAAATCAAGAAGATCTTCCAGAACTGCTTCCTCATCGGCCGCAGGTTCCGCCTGGCGCACATCCGCTTCGACGACCAGATCATCGAGACCTCGACCTTCCGGCGCTGTCCCGACCAGGACGAGGAGAACGGCGGCGACGATCTCTACCAGTTCCGCGACAACTGCTACGGCACGCCCGAAGAGGACGCCCTGCGGCGCGACTTCACCATCAACGGGCTCTTCTACGAGGTCGAGCGCTTCACCATCATCGATCACGTGGGCGGCCTCTCCGACATCCAGAACCGTCTCATCCGCTGTATCGGCGACCCGAACATCCGCTTCCGCGAAGACCCGGTGCGCATGATCCGGGCCGTCCGCTTCGCCTCACGCCTGGATTTCCACATCGAGCCGGCCACCTACAACGCTATCCTCCGGCACCACGAGGAGATTCTCAAGGCCTCGCCGCCGCGCATCTTCGAGGAACTGCAGAAGCTCTTCGCCTTCGCGGCCGGCGAAAAGGCCTTCCGCCTGCTCTACAAGACGGGGCTGCTGCATGTCCTGCTACCCGAGATCGCCGATTTTCTGGACCACGACCACGGTCAGGACTCGGTCCTGTGGACGTGGCTCGAACACTTGGACGAGCGCATCCGGACCGTGGGCAAGGTCGAGCCGGTCCTGGTTTTCGCGGCCCTGTTTACGGCCCCGGTGCGCCACGTGGCCGAACGCTACGAGACGGCCGGGGAACGGGTGGTCTACAACGCCCTGCTGGCCGACCTGCTGCCGCCCATCTGCACGCGCATGAGCATGCCCAAGTGGATGTCGACGCGCATGATCCAGATCATGGCCAACCAGAGCCGTTTCGAGCCCGACAAGAAGAAGCGCTTCTCCAAGCGCGGCTTCGTGGCCCAGGACTGTTTCCCCGAAACCCTGGCCCTCTACCAATTGGGCCTGCTCGTGGCCGGCGAGGACCTCGGCCCGGCCGAGATATGGGGAAGCCTGCGCAGCGAGGTGGAGGCCGAGACCCCGCAGTTCGTGCGCGGCGAGGTCAGAACCGAGCAGGGGAGGCCGCCCCGCAAGAGGCCGCCCCGCAGGCGACGGAGATGATCTCCCGCGACGTCCTGACCACCTTCCCGACCTGCCCGGGCGTGTATCTGATGAAGAACGCCGCGGGCAGAATCGTTTACGTGGGCAAGGCCAAGCAACTGCGCAGGAGGCTTTCTTCCTATTTCCAGCCCGAACACCGGCTGCCGCCCAAGGTGCGGGTCATGATGCCCCG includes the following:
- a CDS encoding dual CXXC motif small (seleno)protein, with the protein product MLDRREFPTRLRCRKCRAMLQVRRHURGVELRCRSCGAVYGLQEYSANLDDLLEEFLANVPCDRV
- the pcnB gene encoding polynucleotide adenylyltransferase PcnB, translating into MTSVIIPRSEHTVSRQNIHPDALKVMYRLVRKGFTAYLVGGSVRDLILGRTPKDFDVSTNATPSQIKKIFQNCFLIGRRFRLAHIRFDDQIIETSTFRRCPDQDEENGGDDLYQFRDNCYGTPEEDALRRDFTINGLFYEVERFTIIDHVGGLSDIQNRLIRCIGDPNIRFREDPVRMIRAVRFASRLDFHIEPATYNAILRHHEEILKASPPRIFEELQKLFAFAAGEKAFRLLYKTGLLHVLLPEIADFLDHDHGQDSVLWTWLEHLDERIRTVGKVEPVLVFAALFTAPVRHVAERYETAGERVVYNALLADLLPPICTRMSMPKWMSTRMIQIMANQSRFEPDKKKRFSKRGFVAQDCFPETLALYQLGLLVAGEDLGPAEIWGSLRSEVEAETPQFVRGEVRTEQGRPPRKRPPRRRRR